Proteins from a single region of Streptomyces griseiscabiei:
- a CDS encoding IS3 family transposase (programmed frameshift) → MPKPYPEEFREDVVRVARNRGPGVTVEQVAKGFGVHPMTLWKWMRRADIDDGTKPGVTSQESGELREARRRIKLLEQENEVLRRAAAYLSQAHLPKRIYPLVKELAGDGTPVAVTCRVLKLARQPYYRWLGKPVPDAMLEEAYRANALFDAHRDDPEFGYRFLADEARGAGAGMADRTAWRICRDNRWWSVFGKKRGRSKKAGPPVHDDLVSRNFTASGPNRLWLADITEHATGEGKLYLCAVKDVYSNRIVGYSIDARMKSRLAVTALDNAVARRDHVDGCILHSDRGSQFRSRKFVQALDRHRMAGSIGRVGAAGDNAAMESFFSLLQKNVLDRRTWTTREELRIAIVTWIERTYHRRRRQAALGRLTPVEFEIAMTTPALQAA, encoded by the exons GTGCCGAAGCCTTATCCGGAAGAGTTCCGCGAGGACGTCGTGCGGGTCGCGAGGAACCGCGGCCCGGGTGTGACCGTTGAGCAGGTGGCCAAGGGCTTCGGGGTCCACCCGATGACGTTGTGGAAATGGATGCGCAGGGCGGACATCGATGACGGGACCAAGCCCGGAGTGACCAGCCAGGAGAGCGGGGAACTGCGGGAAGCCCGTCGGCGGATCAAGCTGTTGGAGCAGGAGAACGAGGTTCTGCGCCGGGCGGCGGCCTATCTGTCGCAGGCGCATCTGCCG AAAAGGATCTACCCGCTCGTGAAAGAGCTGGCCGGGGACGGGACGCCCGTCGCGGTCACGTGCCGGGTCCTGAAGCTCGCCAGACAGCCCTACTACCGCTGGCTCGGCAAGCCGGTGCCTGACGCCATGCTGGAGGAGGCATACCGCGCGAACGCGCTGTTCGACGCCCACCGCGACGACCCGGAGTTCGGCTACCGGTTCCTTGCCGATGAAGCCCGTGGTGCCGGTGCCGGGATGGCGGACCGGACCGCGTGGCGGATCTGCCGGGACAACCGCTGGTGGAGCGTGTTCGGGAAGAAGCGCGGCAGGAGCAAGAAGGCCGGCCCGCCGGTGCACGACGATCTCGTGAGCCGCAACTTCACCGCGTCCGGCCCGAACCGGCTATGGCTCGCGGACATCACCGAACACGCCACCGGTGAAGGGAAGTTGTACCTCTGCGCGGTCAAGGACGTCTACAGCAACAGGATCGTGGGCTACTCCATCGACGCGCGGATGAAGTCCCGCCTGGCCGTGACCGCTCTGGACAACGCCGTGGCCCGACGCGATCACGTCGACGGGTGCATTCTGCACAGCGATCGCGGATCGCAGTTCCGGTCCCGGAAGTTCGTCCAGGCCCTCGACCGTCACCGGATGGCCGGCTCGATAGGGCGGGTCGGGGCGGCAGGCGACAACGCGGCCATGGAGTCCTTCTTCAGCCTGCTGCAGAAGAACGTCCTCGACCGCCGGACCTGGACCACCCGCGAGGAACTGCGGATCGCGATCGTGACCTGGATCGAGAGGACCTACCACCGGCGCCGCAGACAAGCTGCACTCGGCCGACTGACCCCCGTCGAATTCGAGATCGCCATGACCACACCGGCCCTCCAGGCCGCGTGA
- a CDS encoding DUF805 domain-containing protein, translated as MQRMSFSEASRTCLTTNCATFSGRARRSEYWWYSVLYVMATAVIGGIGWAAEAPLLSVLLLPFIVPMLSVSVRRLHDTGRTGWRMLIALIPVVGPVLYLMGMTVDSVPGANQYGPSLKEDH; from the coding sequence ATGCAGAGAATGTCGTTCAGCGAGGCGTCCCGCACGTGTCTCACCACGAACTGCGCCACGTTTTCCGGTCGCGCCCGGCGGTCGGAGTACTGGTGGTACTCAGTGCTGTACGTGATGGCCACTGCCGTGATCGGAGGGATCGGCTGGGCGGCAGAGGCCCCGCTGCTGAGCGTCCTCCTGCTGCCGTTCATCGTGCCCATGCTGTCCGTCTCCGTCCGCCGGTTGCACGACACCGGCAGGACCGGCTGGAGGATGCTGATCGCCCTGATCCCGGTCGTCGGCCCCGTCCTGTACCTCATGGGCATGACCGTGGACAGCGTTCCAGGTGCCAATCAGTACGGCCCGTCCCTCAAGGAAGACCATTGA
- a CDS encoding DoxX family protein yields the protein MSVFLWIVQAVLAVLFTMAGVMKSTQPKDKLVEKLPWVADFPPGAVRFIGIVEFVGALGLILPAATGIATALTPLAAVGLGMTMLLAAAYHARKKELPAIGLNAVLLILATLVAWGRFGPYSF from the coding sequence ATGAGCGTCTTCCTGTGGATCGTGCAGGCCGTACTGGCCGTCTTGTTCACCATGGCCGGTGTCATGAAATCCACCCAGCCCAAGGACAAGCTCGTCGAGAAGCTGCCCTGGGTGGCCGACTTCCCGCCCGGCGCCGTCCGTTTCATCGGCATCGTGGAGTTCGTCGGCGCCCTCGGGCTGATCCTGCCCGCGGCCACCGGCATCGCCACCGCCCTGACGCCACTGGCCGCTGTCGGCCTTGGCATGACGATGCTGCTGGCCGCGGCCTATCACGCGCGCAAGAAGGAACTCCCCGCGATCGGCCTCAACGCCGTTCTGCTGATCCTCGCCACGCTGGTGGCCTGGGGCCGCTTCGGCCCGTACAGCTTCTGA
- a CDS encoding SDR family NAD(P)-dependent oxidoreductase codes for MPTIAIVGAGPQLGLAIARTYGAHGCDVALIARSRTKLEVLVGELAAEGITAAAFPADVLDRPALTQALKDAATHFGAIDVLEYSPVGGLQTVMTTPGATEPADVQHEMEFQLYGAIDATRAVLPAMREAGAGTLLFTTGAGSVDPVPQVANVNAAAAALRNWVINLHKELDGTGVQAAHVAINVSIGTPAIPGFPTAQPEEISPVYWDLHTTKRDQAELVFSL; via the coding sequence ATGCCCACCATCGCCATCGTCGGTGCCGGCCCTCAGCTCGGTCTCGCCATCGCCCGCACCTACGGCGCTCACGGCTGCGACGTCGCACTGATCGCCCGCAGCCGTACCAAGCTCGAAGTCCTTGTCGGCGAGCTGGCCGCCGAGGGCATCACCGCCGCCGCCTTCCCCGCCGACGTCCTCGACCGCCCCGCCCTCACCCAGGCACTCAAGGACGCAGCCACGCACTTCGGCGCCATCGACGTCCTGGAGTACTCCCCGGTCGGCGGCCTCCAGACCGTCATGACCACCCCGGGCGCCACCGAGCCGGCCGACGTGCAGCACGAGATGGAGTTCCAGCTCTACGGAGCGATCGACGCCACCCGTGCGGTGCTGCCCGCCATGCGGGAGGCCGGTGCGGGCACCCTGCTGTTCACCACCGGCGCCGGCTCCGTCGACCCCGTGCCGCAGGTCGCCAACGTCAACGCCGCCGCCGCGGCGCTGCGCAACTGGGTGATCAACCTGCACAAGGAGCTGGACGGCACCGGTGTCCAGGCGGCGCACGTCGCCATCAACGTGTCGATCGGCACGCCGGCGATCCCCGGATTCCCGACCGCCCAACCCGAGGAGATCTCCCCGGTCTACTGGGACCTGCACACCACCAAGCGCGACCAGGCCGAACTCGTCTTCAGTCTCTGA
- a CDS encoding TetR/AcrR family transcriptional regulator: protein MSPRDPHTEASADATVSAGQSKRSDAERNRGRIIAAARTVFGRDGLNASMASVARETGVGIATLFRHFPRKEDLLAAVFADRMKAYALATDAALADPDPWHGFTDYIETVCAMQAADRGFADILTMNFPGVPELERYHAQAYEGFLELIGRAKNSGQLREDFTSRDLVLLLMANAGVLSATADAAPDAWRRLVAWMIQSFQAPARGPLPDPPEDAALYEAMRRASQSATAPEAGKRR from the coding sequence ATGAGCCCCCGAGACCCGCACACCGAAGCCAGCGCCGACGCGACTGTTTCCGCAGGTCAGTCCAAGCGCAGCGACGCGGAGCGCAACCGGGGGCGGATCATCGCCGCCGCGCGCACCGTCTTCGGGCGCGACGGGCTGAACGCGTCGATGGCCTCAGTCGCGCGGGAGACCGGGGTCGGGATCGCCACCCTCTTCCGCCACTTCCCCCGCAAGGAGGACCTGCTCGCCGCGGTCTTCGCCGACCGTATGAAGGCGTACGCGCTGGCCACCGACGCAGCCCTGGCCGATCCGGACCCGTGGCACGGCTTCACCGACTACATCGAGACCGTCTGCGCGATGCAGGCCGCCGACCGAGGCTTCGCCGACATCCTGACCATGAACTTCCCGGGCGTTCCGGAGCTGGAGAGATATCACGCTCAGGCGTACGAGGGCTTCCTCGAACTCATCGGCCGCGCCAAGAACAGCGGGCAGTTGCGCGAAGACTTCACCAGCCGCGATCTCGTGCTGCTGCTGATGGCCAACGCCGGAGTCCTCAGCGCCACTGCCGATGCCGCCCCGGACGCCTGGCGCCGCCTGGTCGCCTGGATGATCCAGTCCTTCCAGGCCCCGGCCCGCGGCCCGCTGCCGGACCCGCCGGAAGACGCTGCGCTGTACGAGGCCATGCGCCGCGCCAGCCAGAGCGCCACCGCCCCCGAGGCGGGAAAGCGACGCTGA
- a CDS encoding FGGY family carbohydrate kinase yields MGIVAGLDSSPDFTRIVVCDSDTGAVLRQGYAPHPLEPAESGGRPSDVDPQAWLLSLGEAAGGGLLEGVQAIGVSSQQNGLIALDAQGNSVRPAMVGGDKRTQVAAADLVDALGGRGAWAEAVGCVPGAAQPVTKLRWMSRTEPDAAMRTAVLLQAHDWLVWQLLGRPVRRTTDRGGASGTGYWNAATGQYRTDLVEMALGHQVMLPEVLGPSDAAGTTPEGLLISAGTGETMAAAFGLGIGLGDAVVSLGASGSVMAVHTQALVDSSGMITSLADATGMHLPVVTTLNAVRTLRGAAELLGVADLEGLSELAMKSTPGSHGLVMLPYLEGERTPNLPHTAGTLAGLRRESMKPEHFARAAFEGMLCGLADALDVLRGRGVDVRRIFLLGAAAELPAVQAAAPALFGVQVVVPQPADYAAVGAARQAAWALGVSQGALDPRTPPMWPGAAAQVLDPGDELAVGQAVRQQYVSVREQTHPGAFRA; encoded by the coding sequence ATGGGGATAGTCGCCGGGCTGGACAGTTCGCCCGATTTTACGCGCATTGTCGTCTGTGACTCGGACACAGGGGCCGTGCTCAGGCAGGGTTATGCCCCGCACCCGTTGGAGCCGGCGGAGAGCGGGGGGCGTCCGTCGGACGTCGATCCGCAGGCCTGGCTGCTGTCCCTCGGGGAGGCGGCCGGCGGCGGGCTGCTGGAGGGCGTGCAGGCGATCGGGGTGTCGTCCCAGCAGAACGGGCTGATCGCGCTGGACGCCCAGGGCAACTCCGTGCGCCCGGCGATGGTCGGCGGGGACAAGCGGACCCAGGTCGCGGCGGCGGACCTGGTGGACGCGCTCGGCGGGCGGGGCGCGTGGGCGGAGGCCGTCGGCTGTGTGCCGGGGGCCGCCCAGCCGGTGACCAAGCTGCGCTGGATGAGCCGTACGGAACCGGACGCCGCGATGCGGACGGCCGTACTGCTGCAGGCGCACGACTGGCTGGTCTGGCAGTTGCTGGGGCGGCCCGTCAGGAGGACCACCGACCGGGGCGGGGCGTCCGGGACGGGGTACTGGAACGCGGCGACCGGGCAGTACCGGACCGACCTCGTGGAGATGGCGCTCGGCCATCAGGTGATGCTTCCCGAGGTGCTGGGCCCCTCGGACGCCGCCGGTACGACACCGGAGGGGCTCCTCATCTCCGCAGGCACCGGGGAGACCATGGCCGCCGCGTTCGGGCTGGGCATCGGGCTCGGGGACGCGGTGGTGTCGCTGGGGGCCTCCGGGTCCGTCATGGCGGTCCACACCCAGGCGCTCGTGGACTCCTCCGGGATGATCACCTCGCTGGCCGACGCCACGGGGATGCATCTGCCGGTCGTCACCACCCTCAACGCCGTACGGACCCTGCGCGGGGCCGCCGAACTGCTGGGCGTGGCCGATCTGGAGGGGCTGTCCGAGCTGGCGATGAAGTCGACGCCCGGGTCGCACGGGCTGGTGATGCTGCCGTATCTGGAGGGCGAGCGGACGCCGAATCTGCCGCACACGGCGGGGACGCTGGCCGGGCTGCGCCGGGAGTCGATGAAGCCGGAGCACTTCGCGCGGGCCGCGTTCGAGGGGATGCTGTGCGGGCTCGCGGACGCGCTGGACGTGCTGCGCGGCCGGGGGGTCGACGTACGGCGGATCTTCCTGCTGGGCGCGGCGGCGGAGCTGCCGGCCGTGCAGGCGGCGGCTCCGGCGCTCTTCGGGGTGCAGGTGGTGGTGCCGCAGCCGGCGGACTACGCGGCGGTGGGGGCCGCGCGCCAGGCCGCGTGGGCGCTCGGGGTCTCGCAGGGGGCGCTCGATCCGCGTACGCCTCCGATGTGGCCCGGGGCGGCGGCCCAGGTGCTGGATCCGGGGGACGAACTGGCGGTGGGGCAGGCGGTGCGGCAGCAGTACGTCTCGGTCCGGGAGCAGACCCATCCGGGGGCGTTCCGGGCCTGA
- a CDS encoding ABC transporter ATP-binding protein, with protein MLIRLLRSHLRPYRTPIALLVLLQFVQTCATLYLPTLNADIIDQGVVEGDTGYILSFGALMVGISLVQVVCNIGAVYYGARTASAVGRDIRAAVFDRVQSFSAREVGHFGAPSLITRTTNDVQQVQMLVLMTFTLVVSAPIMCVGGIVLALGLDVPLSGVLLAVVPVLGISVSLIVRRLRPLFRTMQERLDTVNRVLREQITGNRVIRAFVRDDYEKDRFRKANVELTDVSMGTGRMLALMFPIVMTVINLSSIAVVWFGAHRIDSGQMEIGALTAFLAYLMQIVMAVMMATFMFMMMPRAEVCAERIQEVLDTDTSVVPPVEPVRELRRHGFLEVRGAGFRYPGAEEPVLRSIEVVARPGETTAVIGSTGSGKSTLLGLVPRLFDATEGEVLVDGVDVRTLDPKLLARTVGLVPQKPYLFSGTVATNLRYGNPDATDEELWHALEVAQAKEFVERLENGLDSPIAQGGTNVSGGQRQRLAIARTLVQRPEIYLFDDSFSALDYATDAALRAALGRETAEATVVIVAQRVATIRDADRIVVLDEGRVVGTGRHHELMADNETYREIVLSQLTEAEAA; from the coding sequence GTGCTCATACGATTGTTGAGAAGTCATCTCCGTCCGTACCGGACACCGATCGCCCTGCTGGTGCTGCTGCAGTTCGTGCAGACGTGCGCCACGCTCTATCTGCCCACGCTGAACGCGGACATCATCGACCAGGGCGTGGTGGAGGGGGACACGGGTTACATCCTGTCCTTCGGCGCGCTGATGGTCGGCATCTCGCTGGTGCAGGTCGTCTGCAACATCGGGGCCGTGTACTACGGCGCCCGCACTGCGTCGGCGGTCGGCCGGGACATCCGGGCGGCCGTGTTCGACCGGGTGCAGTCGTTCTCGGCGCGTGAGGTCGGTCACTTCGGGGCCCCGTCGCTGATCACCCGGACGACGAACGACGTCCAGCAGGTGCAGATGCTGGTGCTCATGACGTTCACGCTGGTGGTGTCGGCGCCGATCATGTGCGTCGGCGGCATCGTGCTGGCGCTCGGGCTGGACGTTCCGCTGTCGGGGGTGCTCCTCGCCGTCGTACCGGTGCTCGGGATCTCCGTCAGCCTGATCGTGCGCCGGCTCCGCCCCCTGTTCCGCACGATGCAGGAGCGGCTGGACACCGTGAACCGGGTGCTGCGGGAGCAGATCACCGGCAACCGGGTCATCCGGGCCTTCGTACGGGACGACTACGAGAAGGACCGGTTCCGGAAGGCGAACGTCGAACTGACGGATGTGTCCATGGGAACCGGGCGGATGCTCGCGCTGATGTTCCCGATCGTGATGACGGTCATCAATCTGTCGTCGATCGCGGTGGTGTGGTTCGGCGCCCATCGCATCGACAGCGGCCAGATGGAGATCGGCGCGCTCACCGCGTTCCTCGCCTATCTGATGCAGATCGTGATGGCCGTGATGATGGCCACCTTCATGTTCATGATGATGCCGCGCGCCGAGGTGTGCGCCGAGCGCATCCAGGAGGTGCTGGACACCGACACGAGCGTGGTGCCGCCGGTCGAGCCCGTCCGGGAGCTGCGGCGGCACGGGTTCCTGGAGGTCCGGGGCGCGGGGTTCCGCTATCCGGGTGCCGAGGAGCCGGTGCTCCGGTCGATCGAGGTCGTCGCGCGGCCCGGTGAGACGACCGCCGTCATCGGGTCGACGGGCAGCGGGAAGTCGACGCTGCTCGGGCTGGTGCCCCGGCTGTTCGACGCCACCGAGGGCGAGGTGCTGGTGGACGGTGTCGACGTACGGACGCTCGATCCGAAGCTGCTGGCGAGGACGGTGGGGCTGGTGCCGCAGAAGCCGTATCTCTTCTCCGGGACCGTGGCCACGAACCTGCGGTACGGCAATCCGGACGCCACCGACGAGGAGCTGTGGCACGCGCTGGAGGTGGCGCAGGCCAAGGAGTTCGTCGAGCGGCTGGAGAACGGGCTGGACTCCCCCATCGCGCAGGGCGGGACCAATGTCTCCGGCGGGCAGCGGCAGCGGCTCGCGATCGCGCGGACGCTGGTGCAGCGGCCGGAGATCTATCTGTTCGACGACTCGTTCTCCGCGCTCGACTACGCGACCGACGCCGCGCTGCGGGCCGCGCTGGGGCGGGAGACCGCCGAGGCGACCGTGGTGATCGTGGCCCAGCGGGTGGCGACCATCCGGGACGCCGACCGGATCGTCGTCCTCGACGAGGGCCGGGTCGTCGGCACGGGGCGCCATCACGAACTGATGGCCGACAACGAGACGTACCGGGAGATCGTCCTCTCCCAGCTCACGGAAGCGGAGGCAGCCTGA
- a CDS encoding ABC transporter ATP-binding protein: MAGPLARMAGAGAPDQHSMDFKGSGKRLLAQFRPERFTMYAMIVCAVLSVGLSVLGPWILGRATDLVFAGVVGREMPAGATKAEVLESMRERGDGGVADMLSGTDFTPGKGIDFEAVGTVLLVALGIFLVAGLLMAAATRLSNRAINRTVFHLREQLQAKLSRLPLSYFDKRQRGEVLSRATNDIDNIGQTLQQSMGQLVNSLLTIIGVLVMMFWVSPLLALVALVTVPVSFVVATRVGKRSQPHFVAQWRVTGKLNAHIEEMYTGHTLVKVFGRQEESAKQFAEENERLYEAGFKAQFNSGIMQPLMFFVSNINYVLVAVVGGLRVASGALSIGDVQAFIQYSRQFSMPLTQVASMANLVQSGVASAERIFELLDAEEQEADAVPGVRPEELRGRVALEGVSFRYEADKPLIEDLSLVVEPGHTVAIVGPTGAGKTTLVNLLMRFYEVTGGRITLDGVDVASMSRDELRDGIGMVLQDTWLFGGTIADNIAYGASASRKVTRGEVEEAARAAHADRFVRTLPDGYDTVIDDEGTGVSAGEKQLITIARAFLSDPVILVLDEATSSVDTRTEVLIQKAMAKLAHGRTSFVIAHRLSTIRDADTILVMESGSIVEQGAHEELLAADGAYARLYKAQFAEAVAEVD, from the coding sequence ATGGCCGGGCCGTTGGCACGGATGGCGGGGGCCGGGGCCCCCGACCAGCACTCCATGGACTTCAAGGGGTCCGGGAAACGGCTGCTCGCGCAGTTCAGGCCCGAGCGGTTCACGATGTACGCGATGATCGTGTGCGCCGTCCTCAGCGTCGGGCTCTCGGTGCTCGGGCCGTGGATCCTCGGCCGGGCGACCGACCTCGTCTTCGCGGGCGTCGTCGGGCGGGAGATGCCGGCGGGCGCCACCAAGGCCGAGGTCCTCGAGTCCATGCGCGAGCGCGGGGACGGCGGGGTCGCGGACATGCTGTCGGGGACCGACTTCACGCCGGGCAAGGGCATCGATTTCGAGGCCGTCGGGACAGTGCTGCTGGTTGCCCTCGGCATCTTCCTGGTCGCGGGGCTGCTGATGGCGGCGGCCACCCGGCTCTCCAACCGGGCGATCAACCGGACCGTCTTCCACCTGCGCGAGCAGCTCCAGGCGAAGCTGTCGCGGCTGCCGCTGTCGTACTTCGACAAGCGGCAGCGCGGTGAGGTGCTGAGCCGGGCGACCAACGACATCGACAACATCGGCCAGACGCTCCAGCAGTCGATGGGGCAGCTGGTCAACTCGCTGCTCACCATCATCGGTGTGCTGGTGATGATGTTCTGGGTGTCGCCGCTGCTGGCGCTGGTCGCGCTGGTGACCGTACCGGTGTCGTTCGTGGTGGCCACGCGGGTCGGCAAGCGGTCGCAGCCGCACTTCGTGGCGCAGTGGCGGGTGACGGGCAAGCTCAACGCCCACATCGAGGAGATGTACACCGGGCACACGCTCGTGAAGGTGTTCGGGCGGCAGGAGGAGTCGGCGAAGCAGTTCGCCGAGGAGAACGAGCGGCTGTACGAGGCCGGGTTCAAGGCCCAGTTCAACAGCGGGATCATGCAGCCGTTGATGTTCTTCGTGTCGAACATCAACTATGTGCTGGTCGCGGTGGTGGGCGGACTGCGGGTCGCCTCCGGGGCGCTGTCCATCGGTGATGTGCAGGCCTTCATCCAGTACTCGCGGCAGTTCTCGATGCCGCTGACGCAGGTCGCGTCGATGGCGAACCTGGTGCAGTCCGGGGTCGCGTCCGCCGAGCGGATCTTCGAACTGCTGGACGCGGAGGAGCAGGAGGCCGACGCGGTGCCCGGGGTGCGGCCGGAGGAGCTGCGGGGGCGGGTGGCGCTGGAGGGGGTGTCCTTTCGGTACGAGGCCGACAAGCCGCTGATCGAGGATCTGTCGCTGGTGGTCGAGCCGGGGCACACGGTCGCGATCGTGGGGCCGACGGGTGCGGGGAAGACCACGCTGGTCAACCTGTTGATGCGGTTCTACGAGGTCACCGGCGGGCGGATCACGCTCGACGGGGTCGATGTCGCGTCCATGTCGCGGGACGAACTCCGGGACGGCATAGGGATGGTGCTCCAGGACACCTGGCTGTTCGGGGGGACCATCGCGGACAACATCGCGTACGGGGCGTCCGCGTCGCGGAAGGTGACGCGGGGGGAGGTCGAGGAGGCGGCTCGGGCCGCGCACGCGGACCGGTTCGTCCGGACGCTGCCGGACGGGTACGACACCGTGATCGACGACGAGGGGACCGGGGTGAGCGCGGGTGAGAAGCAGCTCATCACGATCGCCCGGGCGTTCCTGTCGGATCCGGTGATCCTGGTGCTGGACGAGGCGACGTCCTCGGTGGACACCCGTACGGAGGTGTTGATCCAGAAGGCGATGGCGAAGCTGGCGCACGGGCGGACGTCGTTCGTGATCGCGCACCGGTTGTCGACGATCCGGGACGCGGACACGATTCTGGTGATGGAGAGTGGTTCCATCGTGGAGCAGGGGGCGCACGAGGAGCTGTTGGCGGCGGACGGGGCGTATGCGCGGCTGTACAAGGCGCAGTTCGCGGAGGCGGTGGCCGAGGTGGACTGA
- a CDS encoding RNA polymerase sigma factor, giving the protein MPESSERGRPVPHGSEIPAVPLDEYGMDGGEAARAIPDVPLPYALAATFLEVAPVQTQTLVQNDTSTAIGTDGAEPDPETDVITAVPAQSRAAHHPEAAPDGPPDPDEPPAAVIDAVEAVDPAEPPEPVEPPRSRPDTSGPSSDLFRQYLREIGRIPLLTAVEEVDLARRVEAGLFAEERLSGAPDLDTRLALDLDRLVVMGRMAKRRLIEANLRLVVSVAKRYVGRGLTMLDLVQEGNLGLIRAVEKFDYARGYKFSTYATWWIRQAMSRALADQARTIRVPVHVVELINRVVRVQRRMLQERGYEPTPDEVAAHLDLAPERVSEVLRLAQEPVSLHAPVGEEDDVALGDLIEDGDAASPVESAAFLLLREHLEAVLSTLGERERKVVQLRYGLADGRPRTLEEIGRIFGVTRERIRQIESKTLNKLRDHAFADQLRGYLD; this is encoded by the coding sequence GTGCCTGAGTCCTCGGAGCGCGGCCGACCCGTCCCCCATGGGTCCGAGATCCCCGCGGTTCCGCTCGATGAGTACGGGATGGACGGCGGAGAGGCCGCCCGCGCCATCCCAGACGTACCGCTGCCGTACGCCCTGGCAGCGACATTCCTGGAGGTCGCCCCCGTGCAGACCCAGACCCTCGTACAGAACGACACCAGTACGGCCATCGGTACCGACGGCGCGGAGCCGGACCCGGAGACCGATGTCATCACCGCGGTGCCCGCCCAGAGCCGCGCCGCGCACCACCCCGAGGCGGCCCCGGACGGCCCGCCCGACCCGGACGAGCCGCCCGCCGCCGTGATCGATGCCGTGGAGGCCGTCGACCCGGCCGAGCCACCCGAGCCCGTGGAACCGCCGCGCAGCCGCCCGGACACCAGCGGTCCCTCCTCCGACCTCTTCCGCCAGTACCTGCGCGAGATCGGCCGTATCCCTCTCCTGACGGCCGTGGAGGAAGTGGACCTGGCCCGCCGTGTCGAGGCCGGCCTCTTCGCCGAGGAACGGCTCTCCGGCGCCCCCGACCTCGACACCCGGCTCGCCCTCGACCTCGACCGGCTGGTCGTCATGGGCCGCATGGCCAAGCGCCGCCTCATCGAGGCGAACCTGCGGCTGGTGGTCTCGGTGGCGAAGCGCTACGTCGGCCGCGGCCTGACCATGCTCGACCTGGTCCAGGAGGGGAACCTGGGCCTCATCCGGGCCGTCGAGAAGTTCGACTACGCCCGCGGCTACAAGTTCTCGACCTACGCGACCTGGTGGATCCGCCAGGCCATGTCCCGCGCCCTCGCCGACCAGGCCCGCACCATCCGGGTCCCGGTCCATGTCGTCGAGTTGATCAACCGGGTCGTGCGCGTCCAACGCCGGATGCTCCAGGAGCGCGGCTACGAGCCCACCCCGGACGAGGTGGCCGCCCACCTCGACCTCGCCCCCGAACGCGTCAGCGAGGTCCTCCGCCTCGCCCAGGAACCGGTCTCGCTCCACGCCCCCGTCGGCGAGGAGGACGACGTGGCCCTCGGCGACCTCATCGAGGACGGCGACGCGGCGAGCCCCGTGGAATCGGCGGCCTTCCTGCTCCTGCGCGAACACCTCGAAGCGGTCCTGTCGACCCTGGGCGAACGCGAACGCAAGGTGGTCCAACTCCGCTACGGCCTCGCCGACGGCCGCCCCCGCACCCTGGAGGAGATCGGCCGCATCTTCGGCGTGACCCGCGAACGCATACGCCAGATCGAGTCCAAGACCCTGAACAAGCTGAGGGATCACGCTTTCGCGGACCAGCTGAGAGGCTACCTGGACTGA